In a genomic window of Erigeron canadensis isolate Cc75 chromosome 5, C_canadensis_v1, whole genome shotgun sequence:
- the LOC122600170 gene encoding pentatricopeptide repeat-containing protein At1g31790: MEITSKLANNINIIPLSQNPKPHHSIIQLPLYKPHRKIPKPIKTPPRNPISVAPTTVPSDILRLLDCLGFPVPDPVYISLIKECTHFQDSNQAVLLHTHLAKNRCNRPRLGLLNRVLIMYVSCGCLPNARQVFDEMTKRDFNSWAVMIAGYSDIGDYEEVINLFMSSEFRYIVYSCSSFHVSWVLVCVLKACANTLNLKLGEQIHGWLLKSGYTNDLFVGSSLISFYGKIGCFEDGDLVFDQMNSRHNVAVWTARISNGCKEERFRRVIDVFKEMGKEGVKKNSFTFSSVLSACAKISDDGNCGEQVHANAIKLGLASESYVQCGLVNMYGKFGLINDAKRVFNMNDSKRNHACWNAMFTSFVQNGCLVEAIKFLYQMKAAGVQPQELWLTKLRSLCGSELLEIK, encoded by the coding sequence ATGGAAATCACTTCAAAATTAGCCAATAATATCAACATCATTCCCCTTTCCCAAAACCCTAAACCCCACCATTCCATCATCCAGTTACCCCTTTACAAACCTCACCGGAAAATCCCGAAACCCATCAAAACCCCACCAAGAAACCCGATTTCCGTCGCACCCACAACCGTCCCATCCGACATTCTCCGCTTACTAGACTGCCTCGGCTTTCCGGTCCCTGACCCGGTTTACATTTCCCTCATCAAAGAATGTACCCATTTTCAAGATTCTAATCAGGCTGTTTTATTACACACCCATCTAGCTAAAAATCGTTGTAATCGACCCCGTTTGGGTTTACTTAATCGGGTTTTGATAATGTATGTGTCTTGTGGGTGTTTGCCGAATGCACGtcaggtgtttgatgaaatgactAAGAGAGATTTTAATTCGTGGGCGGTTATGATTGCTGGGTATTCGGATATTGGGGATTATGAAGAggttattaatttgtttatgagTTCTGAGTTTCGGTATATTGTTTATAGTTGTAGTAGTTTTCATGTGTCTTGGGTTTTGGTTTGTGTATTGAAGGCGTGTGCGAATACTTTGAATTTGAAACTTGGTGAACAAATTCACGGGTGGTTGTTGAAGTCGGGTTATACGAATGATTTGTTTGTGGGGAGCTCCTTGATTAGTTTTTATGGAAAGATTGGGTGTTTTGAAGATGGGGATTTagtttttgatcaaatgaaTTCGCGTCATAATGTTGCGGTTTGGACAGCTAGAATTAGTAATGGTTGTAAAGAGGAAAGGTTTCGTCGAGTTATTGATGTTTTTAAGGAGATGGGGAAAGAAGGCGTTAAGAAAAACAGTTTTACGTTCTCTAGCGTTCTTAGTGCGTGTGCAAAGATAAGTGATGATGGAAATTGTGGTGAACAGGTGCATGCTAATGCAATCAAATTAGGACTAGCTTCCGAGAGTTATGTGCAATGTGGGTTGGTAAACATGTATGGGAAATTTGGGTTGATTAATGATGCGAAAAGGGTTTTTAATATGAATGATAGTAAGAGAAATCACGCATGTTGGAATGCTATGTTTACTAGTTTTGTACAAAACGGGTGCCTTGTTGAAGCCATCAAGTTTCTTTATCAGATGAAGGCGGCTGGGGTGCAGCCGCAAGAGTTATGGCTTACCAAGTTAAGGTCTTTGTGTGGAAGTGAACTTCTTGAAATCAAATAG
- the LOC122600168 gene encoding protein root UVB sensitive 1, chloroplastic, with protein MLLSPSPAPPSITTQQPHILTLRPTFFHTTIKPTSRILSQTQQWKPLPKPHHKLLSFLDGFSGTGGGTTGNGGGGSNNWWGRWFGEHNDDNNPNSHTKGVLVCVLLSLLIQLYFQDYAIAENNGNDIENGNWVWELKGGKRRKLVSDDVSDVFVVEKASVLKSFETMSFGDVVPKMWCECKEMFMRLMLPEGYPDSVTSDYMEYSLWRGVQGIAAQVSSVLATQSLLYAVGLGKGAIPTAAAVNWVLKDGIGYLSKIFLSKFGRHFDVNPKGWRLFADFLENAAFGMEILTPAFPHLFVPIGAVAGAGRSAATLIQAATRSCFFAGFAAQRNFAEVIAKGEAQGMVSKSVGIMLGIALANCIQASTPLALASFGVVTWIHMFCNLKSYQSIQLRTLNPYRASLVFGEYLLSGLIPTVKEVNDEEPFFPALPLLSLKPANKAEHRVLSPEAKQAAATIEQRLELGSKLSDVIKTKTDAHALLDLYKNQGYILTQHNGKFCVILKDVCSPQDMLKSMFHVNYLYWLEENVGLKSVSIFDDCGPGGMLQISLEYVEREFNHAKHDGEVAGWVTDSLVARPLPHRIRPDY; from the exons ATGCTACTCTCACCTTCGCCGGCGCCGCCGTCAATCACCACCCAACAACCGCATATCCTCACACTCCGGCCAACTTTTTTCCACACCACCATCAAACCCACCTCCAGAATCCTCTCCCAAACTCAACAATGGAAACCATTACCAAAACCCCATCACAAGTTACtctcttttcttgatgggttttCCGGCACCGGCGGTGGCACCACCGGTAACGGCGGCGGCGGGTCAAATAACTGGTGGGGTCGATGGTTTGGTGAACACAATGATGATAACAATCCAAATTCACACACAAAAGGTGTATTAGTATGTGTACTCCTTTCTTTACTAATTCAGTTATATTTTCAAGATTATGCAATTGCAGAGAATAATGGAAATGATATTGAAAATGGGAATTGGGTTTGGGAATTGAAAGGAGGAAAAAGAAGGAAACTTGTAAGTGATGATGTGAGTGatgtgtttgttgttgaaaaGGCGTCGGTTTTGAAATCGTTTGAGACGATGTCGTTTGGAGACGTGGTTCCCAAAATGTGGTGTGAATGTAAGGAGATGTTTATGAGGTTGATGCTTCCTGAAGGGTATCCGGATAGTGTAACTAGTGATTATATGGAGTATTCTTTATGGAGAGGTGTTCAAGGGATTGCTGCTCAAGTTAGTAGTGTTCTTGCTACACAA TCGTTGCTATATGCTGTTGGATTGGGAAAAGGGGCGATTCCTACTGCTGCGGCTGTGAATTGGGTGCTCAAGGATGGAATTGGGTATCTAagtaaaatatttttgtcaaaatTTGGGCGGCATTTTGATGTGAATCCAAAAGGATGGAGATTATTTGCTGATTTCTTGGAAAATGCTGCTTTTGGTATGGAAATTTTGACTCCTGCTTTTCCACATCTTTTTGTCCCAATTGGTGCTGTTGCTGGAGCAGGGCGATCTGCAGCTACACTTATTCAG GCTGCTACCAGAAGCTGTTTTTTTGCCGGCTTTGCTGCTCAAAGGAACTTTGCTGAG GTCATAGCAAAGGGTGAAGCTCAGGGAATGGTGAGCAAATCTGTTGGTATAATGCTTGGCATAGCATTAGCTAATTGCATACAAGCTTCTACACCTCTGGCTCTTGCTTCTTTTGGTGTTGTCACTTGGATCCACATGTTTTGCAATCTCAAATCGTATCAATCCATTCAATTAAGGACTTTGAATCCTTATCGTGCAA GCTTGGTATTTGGTGAATATCTGCTAAGCGGTCTTATTCCTACGGTGAAAGAGGTCAATGATGAAGAACCCTTCTTCCCTGCTCTACCACTCCTCAGTCTGAAGCCAGCAAACAAA GCAGAGCATAGAGTACTCTCGCCTGAAGCTAAACAAGCTGCTGCTACCATTGAGCAAAGATTAGAGCTGGGATCAAAGCTCTCCGACGTTATCAAAACTAAAACAGATGCACATGCATTACTCGACTTGTACAAAAACCAAGGCTACATTTTAACTCAGCACAATGGAAAATTTTGC GTGATACTGAAAGATGTATGTTCACCACAAGATATGCTAAAGTCGATGTTTCATGTAAATTACCTCTACTGGTTGGAGGAAAATGTTGGGCTAAAATCTGTAAGCATATTTGATGATTGTGGACCCGGGGGAATGCTGCAAATATCGTTAGAGTATGTAGAAAGGGAATTCAACCATGCTAAACATGACGGGGAGGTTGCAGGTTGGGTGACTGATAGTCTTGTAGCTAGACCTTTACCTCATAGAATTCGTCCAGATTACTGA
- the LOC122600169 gene encoding uncharacterized protein LOC122600169 isoform X2: protein MWCQEFQVSWPFEVLCVDTSSPLVIYWDIYAILDFYGKDEGLENWLLTLLHISAEDEAFIAFNREMDAHSFQNERKGNKVSFNDEDLNHTESMLIAGKRIEEWLLELDAIAKEVEVELASRDIGCHLIEVLEAVNKVLFESRGFKRSTIVDSKCSYLHSVLSSKCGSAILLSIIYIEVCRRLNLTVVGSCVGEDFLIWPQTGNPEELFKDNSGHSLFGIVNGRCVKDPKSKASDLNSNSLMGLDIATNRDIVGIYLANLIRLHWKRASRMNHGLMLTSPLRPVHDDNADSSTIPLLRPQDLRLAIMASEKLLILQPHNWALRRDHGMMLYFSREYGEAVQELSICMAFAPEEEAEILEPFVEKLHLLRIESSWKSLGHKGRLAVP, encoded by the exons ATGTGGTGCCAAGAATTTCAAGTTTCTTGGCCATTTGAAGTATTGTGTGTAGATACATCGAGTCCTTTGGTGATTTATTGGGACATTTATGCAATTTTGGACTTTTATGGAAAGGATGAGGGATTGGAAAACTGGCTATTG ACTTTGCTGCATATTTCTGCTGAAGATGAGGCTTTTATTGCTTTCAACCGCGAGATGGATGCTCATTCATTCCAAAATGAACGGAAAGGTAACAAGGTGTCATttaatgatgaagatttgaATCACACAGAGTCTATGCTAATAGCGGGAAAGAGAATTGAAGAATGGCTGTTAGAATTGGATGCCATTGCAAAAGAAGTAGAAGTTGAACTAGCTTCAAGAGACATAGGTTGCCACTTGATTGAAGTTTTGGAGGCAGTCAACAAAGTCCTTTTTGAGTCAAGAGGCTTCAAAAGATCAACCATTGTGGATTCTAAATGTTCCTATTTGCATTCTGTTTTAAGCTCCAAATGTGGCAGCG CAATTTTGCTTAGCATAATATACATTGAGGTTTGTCGAAGACTTAATTTGACTGTTGTTGGATCCTGCGTGGGAGAAGACTTTTTGATTTGGCCCCAAACAGGAAATCCGGAG GAGCTATTTAAGGATAATTCAGGTCACAGTTTATTTGGGATTGTTAATGGACGCTGTGTCAAGGACCCGAAGTCAAAGGCATCAGACTTGAATAGCAATTCTCTTATGGGCCTTGACATTGCTACTAACCGGGATATTGTTGGGATTTATCTTGCTAATTTGATT AGGCTTCATTGGAAACGTGCTTCGAGAATGAATCATGGGTTAATGTTGACCTCTCCACTTAGACCTGTTCATGATGATAATGCAGATAGTTCAACCATACCTTTGTTACGTCCTCAAGATCTTAG GCTGGCTATCATGGCGTCCGAGAAACTACTGATTTTGCAGCCACATAATTGGGCTTTGAGGAGAGATCATGGCATGATGTTGTATTTCAGTAG GGAATATGGAGAGGCAGTTCAAGAACTAAGCATTTGCATGGCTTTTGCACCTGAAGAAGAGGCGGAAATCCTGGAACCTTTCGTAGAGAAGTTGCATTTGTTGAGAATTGAATCGTCTTGGAAATCATTGGGTCATAAAGGTCGTTTGGCGGTTCCATGA
- the LOC122600169 gene encoding uncharacterized protein LOC122600169 isoform X1, whose amino-acid sequence MLLASLSGANQPIFRSGMDWKLDKKFKKSTTMIKLKKKTVSLSPMATAAPLKASAFSAPKFYTEALTAARANFTQEISFQAKDKDISLAKTLLHISAEDEAFIAFNREMDAHSFQNERKGNKVSFNDEDLNHTESMLIAGKRIEEWLLELDAIAKEVEVELASRDIGCHLIEVLEAVNKVLFESRGFKRSTIVDSKCSYLHSVLSSKCGSAILLSIIYIEVCRRLNLTVVGSCVGEDFLIWPQTGNPEELFKDNSGHSLFGIVNGRCVKDPKSKASDLNSNSLMGLDIATNRDIVGIYLANLIRLHWKRASRMNHGLMLTSPLRPVHDDNADSSTIPLLRPQDLRLAIMASEKLLILQPHNWALRRDHGMMLYFSREYGEAVQELSICMAFAPEEEAEILEPFVEKLHLLRIESSWKSLGHKGRLAVP is encoded by the exons ATGTTGCTTGCTTCATTATCTGGGGCTAATCAGCCTATTTTCAG GTCTGGAATGGATTGGAAACTTGATAAGAAATTTAAGAAATCGACCACCATGATCAAGCTAAAAAAGAAGACTGTAAGCTTATCACCAATGGCAACAGCTGCTCCTCTGAAAGCTAGTGCCTTTTCTGCTCCGAAATTCTACACAGAA GCACTGACTGCTGCAAGAGCAAATTTTACCCAAGAGATATCTTTCCAGGCTAAAGACAAAGATATATCCCTTGCTAAG ACTTTGCTGCATATTTCTGCTGAAGATGAGGCTTTTATTGCTTTCAACCGCGAGATGGATGCTCATTCATTCCAAAATGAACGGAAAGGTAACAAGGTGTCATttaatgatgaagatttgaATCACACAGAGTCTATGCTAATAGCGGGAAAGAGAATTGAAGAATGGCTGTTAGAATTGGATGCCATTGCAAAAGAAGTAGAAGTTGAACTAGCTTCAAGAGACATAGGTTGCCACTTGATTGAAGTTTTGGAGGCAGTCAACAAAGTCCTTTTTGAGTCAAGAGGCTTCAAAAGATCAACCATTGTGGATTCTAAATGTTCCTATTTGCATTCTGTTTTAAGCTCCAAATGTGGCAGCG CAATTTTGCTTAGCATAATATACATTGAGGTTTGTCGAAGACTTAATTTGACTGTTGTTGGATCCTGCGTGGGAGAAGACTTTTTGATTTGGCCCCAAACAGGAAATCCGGAG GAGCTATTTAAGGATAATTCAGGTCACAGTTTATTTGGGATTGTTAATGGACGCTGTGTCAAGGACCCGAAGTCAAAGGCATCAGACTTGAATAGCAATTCTCTTATGGGCCTTGACATTGCTACTAACCGGGATATTGTTGGGATTTATCTTGCTAATTTGATT AGGCTTCATTGGAAACGTGCTTCGAGAATGAATCATGGGTTAATGTTGACCTCTCCACTTAGACCTGTTCATGATGATAATGCAGATAGTTCAACCATACCTTTGTTACGTCCTCAAGATCTTAG GCTGGCTATCATGGCGTCCGAGAAACTACTGATTTTGCAGCCACATAATTGGGCTTTGAGGAGAGATCATGGCATGATGTTGTATTTCAGTAG GGAATATGGAGAGGCAGTTCAAGAACTAAGCATTTGCATGGCTTTTGCACCTGAAGAAGAGGCGGAAATCCTGGAACCTTTCGTAGAGAAGTTGCATTTGTTGAGAATTGAATCGTCTTGGAAATCATTGGGTCATAAAGGTCGTTTGGCGGTTCCATGA
- the LOC122600169 gene encoding uncharacterized protein LOC122600169 isoform X3: MLLASLSGANQPIFRSGMDWKLDKKFKKSTTMIKLKKKTVSLSPMATAAPLKASAFSAPKFYTEALTAARANFTQEISFQAKDKDISLAKTLLHISAEDEAFIAFNREMDAHSFQNERKGNKVSFNDEDLNHTESMLIAGKRIEEWLLELDAIAKEVEVELASRDIGCHLIEVLEAVNKVLFESRGFKRSTIVDSKCSYLHSVLSSKCGSAILLSIIYIEVCRRLNLTVVGSCVGEDFLIWPQTGNPEELFKDNSGHSLFGIVNGRCVKDPKSKASDLNSNSLMGLDIATNRDIVGIYLANLIRLHWKRASRMNHGLMLTSPLRPVHDDNADSSTIPLLRPQDLRFQD, from the exons ATGTTGCTTGCTTCATTATCTGGGGCTAATCAGCCTATTTTCAG GTCTGGAATGGATTGGAAACTTGATAAGAAATTTAAGAAATCGACCACCATGATCAAGCTAAAAAAGAAGACTGTAAGCTTATCACCAATGGCAACAGCTGCTCCTCTGAAAGCTAGTGCCTTTTCTGCTCCGAAATTCTACACAGAA GCACTGACTGCTGCAAGAGCAAATTTTACCCAAGAGATATCTTTCCAGGCTAAAGACAAAGATATATCCCTTGCTAAG ACTTTGCTGCATATTTCTGCTGAAGATGAGGCTTTTATTGCTTTCAACCGCGAGATGGATGCTCATTCATTCCAAAATGAACGGAAAGGTAACAAGGTGTCATttaatgatgaagatttgaATCACACAGAGTCTATGCTAATAGCGGGAAAGAGAATTGAAGAATGGCTGTTAGAATTGGATGCCATTGCAAAAGAAGTAGAAGTTGAACTAGCTTCAAGAGACATAGGTTGCCACTTGATTGAAGTTTTGGAGGCAGTCAACAAAGTCCTTTTTGAGTCAAGAGGCTTCAAAAGATCAACCATTGTGGATTCTAAATGTTCCTATTTGCATTCTGTTTTAAGCTCCAAATGTGGCAGCG CAATTTTGCTTAGCATAATATACATTGAGGTTTGTCGAAGACTTAATTTGACTGTTGTTGGATCCTGCGTGGGAGAAGACTTTTTGATTTGGCCCCAAACAGGAAATCCGGAG GAGCTATTTAAGGATAATTCAGGTCACAGTTTATTTGGGATTGTTAATGGACGCTGTGTCAAGGACCCGAAGTCAAAGGCATCAGACTTGAATAGCAATTCTCTTATGGGCCTTGACATTGCTACTAACCGGGATATTGTTGGGATTTATCTTGCTAATTTGATT AGGCTTCATTGGAAACGTGCTTCGAGAATGAATCATGGGTTAATGTTGACCTCTCCACTTAGACCTGTTCATGATGATAATGCAGATAGTTCAACCATACCTTTGTTACGTCCTCAAGATCTTAG GTTTCAAGATTGA
- the LOC122600172 gene encoding mitochondrial import inner membrane translocase subunit TIM17-2 produces MGTPETSREPCPDRILDDVGGAFGMGAVGGAAYHFLRGTYNSPAGERLVGGVQAVRMNAPRVGGSFAVWGGLFSTFDCTMVYLRQKEDPWNSIIAGAATGGFLSMRQGLGAASRAAAFGGVLLAMIEGAGIMLNKLMSAPQNLPPMEEAMPANMGGMPPMMGHIPNQPQVNMGGMGSSSTTPDSSSSSWFGGLFGGEKQPETTQNSGAKTQVLESFDAPNPPSFEYK; encoded by the coding sequence ATGGGAACCCCAGAGACTTCTCGTGAACCTTGTCCAGACCGTATACTTGACGATGTTGGTGGAGCCTTTGGCATGGGTGCTGTTGGAGGTGCAGCCTACCACTTCTTGAGAGGCACCTATAACTCGCCAGCAGGTGAGCGTTTAGTCGGAGGGGTTCAAGCAGTTAGAATGAATGCTCCTCGTGTCGGTGGCAGTTTTGCTGTTTGGGGTGGTCTTTTCTCCACTTTTGATTGCACAATGGTCTATCTTCGTCAGAAAGAGGATCCTTGGAACTCTATAATAGCTGGTGCCGCAACTGGGGGTTTCCTCAGTATGCGTCAGGGACTTGGTGCCGCCTCCCGGGCAGCAGCTTTTGGGGGAGTGCTACTTGCTATGATCGAGGGAGCTGGAATCATGTTGAATAAGCTCATGAGTGCACCCCAGAATCTTCCTCCAATGGAAGAGGCTATGCCGGCTAACATGGGTGGCATGCCCCCGATGATGGGTCATATTCCTAATCAACCTCAAGTAAACATGGGTGGTATGGGATCATCATCAACGACGCCAgactcatcttcatcatcatggTTTGGAGGGCTGTTTGGTGGCGAAAAGCAGCCAGAGACCACCCAAAACAGCGGTGCGAAGACACAGGTTTTGGAAAGCTTTGATGCTCCAAACCCGCCTTCCTTTGAATACAAATAA